One window of Branchiostoma lanceolatum isolate klBraLanc5 chromosome 8, klBraLanc5.hap2, whole genome shotgun sequence genomic DNA carries:
- the LOC136440793 gene encoding complement C1q tumor necrosis factor-related protein 3-like: MALTRLLVAVLVLGTLMIQTHAEQEVEEGSCSKQFNNNQNITVVAAPGPVGPKGDMGHRGLDGTPGEKGVSGAPGKLGPVGPRGEKGDKGEQGPAGEKGAPGTSPPAPPVVAFSVGRTTGLDKPSSSTTMTYNVVLSNVGGAYNQETGKFVATVGGVYFFTFTGMTPDVANARYYIRLMKNGAKMVGLHEHNRGYSQYQSSSNSAILQLQPGDEVWVELHSGHSLCSDSDRYLMFSGFLIHAV; the protein is encoded by the exons ATGGCTCTGACGAGACTGCTGGTTGCTGTTCTCGTCCTCGGCACATTGATGATCCAGACTCATGCCGAACAGGAGGTAGAGGAGGGCTCCTGCTCCAAACAGTTCAACAACAACCAGAACATCACGGTGGTGGCCGCGCCCGGGCCTGTCGGGCCTAAAGGGGACATGGGACACAGAG GCCTTGACGGAACGCCAGGTGAGAAGGGCGTGAGCGGTGCGCCAGGTAAGCTGGGTCCGGTCGGACCGAGAGGCGAGAAGGGAGACAAAGGTGAACAGGGACCGGCAGGTGAGAAGGGAGCACCTGGTACCAGCCCACCTGCTCCACCTGTCGTGGCGTTTTCCGTGGGGAGAACGACCGGGCTTGACAAGCCTTCGTCTTCCACGACGATGACGTATAACGTCGTCCTTAGCAACGTGGGCGGGGCCTACAACCAGGAGACGGGGAAGTTCGTGGCCACTGTCGGGGGCGTCTACTTCTTCACGTTCACTGGCATGACACCGGATGTAGCCAACGCCAGATATTACATCCGTCTAATGAAGAATGGTGCAAAGATGGTTGGGTTGCATGAGCACAACAGAGGATATTCCCAGTACCAGTCCAGCAGTAACagcgccatcttgcagctgCAGCCTGGGGACGAGGTTTGGGTGGAGCTGCACAGCGGTCACAGTTTGTGCAGTGATAGCGACAGGTACCTCATGTTCAGTGGGTTCCTCATCCATGCTGTTTGA